In Quercus robur chromosome 11, dhQueRobu3.1, whole genome shotgun sequence, the following proteins share a genomic window:
- the LOC126705184 gene encoding F-box/kelch-repeat protein At3g06240-like, whose translation MGTGIKGGGGGPWPKVGQKNCGGEKRFSTGFAYQSNTNDYKVVKISQMRVDYDEIETEAEVYTLSSNSWRRVEISLANTVLSLPPDNHTATFVSGALHWLGNDCEAASHYMILSFDVNNDKFGEIALPHVQQQQQLLPQGVMAKLYRLMAFKGKLGFITLGYFRFDHANEDEYNDFMRSHTPHSCFIWVMGEYGVHESWSKLFFVQFENVFSVSFFGCTSRGELLVIKKLNPESNTERRFTVVLLDLETSREKDLGFQKVPDIATTFMESLVLLDGATELSG comes from the exons ATGGGTACAGGTATCAAGGGGGGTGGTGGTGGTCCTTGGCCAAAGGTCGGCCAAAAAAATTGTGGTGGTGAAAAAAG GTTTTCTACTGGATTTGCTTATCAGTCCAACACCAATGACTACAAGGTTGTTAAGATCTCTCAAATGCGTGTTGACTACGATGAGATTGAGACTGAGGCTGAGGTTTACACATTGAGCTCCAACTCTTGGAGAAGGGTTGAAATCTCATTGGCAAACACTGTTTTGAGCTTGCCTCCCGACAATCACACTGCCACATTTGTTAGTGGAGCTTTGCATTGGTTGGGAAATGATTGTGAAGCCGCTTCTCATTACATGATTTTGTCATTTGATGTCAATAATGATAAATTTGGAGAGATAGCACTCCCTCatgtacaacaacaacaacaactgcTACCACAAGGTGTAATGGCAAAACTATATCGTCTGATGGCGTTCAAGGGGAAACTGGGCTTCATTACATTGGGTTACTTCAGATTCGACCACGCTAACGAAGACGAATACAATGACTTTATGAGGTCGCATACACCTCATTCATGCTTCATATGGGTGATGGGGGAGTATGGTGTACATGAATCATGgagtaaacttttttttgtccagtttgaaaatgttttctctGTAAGTTTCTTTGGTTGCACCAGTCGTGGTGAACTGCTAGTTATAAAGAAGCTTAATCCTGAATCCAACACTGAACGGAGGTTCACAGTTGTTTTACTTGACCTTGAAACTTCACGTGAGAAGGATCTTGGTTTCCAAAAAGTTCCAGATATAGCTACTACTTTTATGGAAAGCCTTGTGTTACTTGATGGAGCAACTGAGCTATCTGGATAA